TGCTTTTATCCATCCAACAAGGCGAACAAGAAGCCCCTAAAGATTGGATTTTTGAAGTTGGCTAAAAGGTTAAAATTTATAGCTGTATGCCGCATAAAATAGGGGCGAAGTCTCAAAGCGTTTGGAGCTAGAAAGCAATCTGGCGGTGGGTAAGATTTTAAACCCTAGTTCAATGCGGTGCCTTAAAAAAAGCGTGAGCATGACCCCTCCATTAATCGCTAATCCCCCTGAAACCACCGAATGTTTAAAAAATTTGAAATTTTGCTTGTCCGTATAAACGACTAAAGCCCCCTAGCTCCCCCAAATGCCCCCAAATAATGCTTATAACTCCCTAAAGGGAATTCCATAATCACATCCAAACCCACCGCAAGCATGGTAAAAAAAGAGTTGGTAGGATCTTTATGGCTTTGGTAATTCACTTTTCCTGACCCAAGATCCCATGCAAAAACCCCCCTAATCCCGATGTATTTTTTAAAAAAACTTTGCACGCCGGTTTTTAAATTGAGCGTTGCGATCCAATCTTTCATTTCCTTGCCTTGATAGTCCTTAATGGCCTCTACAGCGCCAAACCCTCCTAAAAAATACCACCCGCTTTTTTTACGTGTGAGCTTTTGGCGGTTAATGATGCTTCTATAGAGCTTTTCATGGGCTTCTTGGTAATTTTTTTTGGGGGTTTTATTGCGCAAAATAGGCATGGCATCAAGGGGTGGAATGACAAATCCCCCTATCAAAAAAACGCACAAAAAAATGATTTTTTTAAACATTTTAAAAACAATTAATCCTTTATTGAATAGAGTATTGTTTAACTTTTTGGTTTATCATTGTGTTAAAATAGTCGTTTTAACAAACAAAATTTTGTTAATAGATTTTACCTAATCTAAGAGAGAATGTATTTTAATGAAGACAGAGAAACAAAAATTTTTAGAGATGCGTAAAGATGGGGCTAACTCTGTGCTGATTTTAAGAGGGGATTGGGATTTTAGAACGAGCGTGTTTCGTTTAGATGAGTTGAAAAAAAATTTATTAGATCATCAAGGGCCTTTAAAAATGGATTTTTCAGGGTGCCAAAAAATAGATTTTGTTTTTGGCATGTTTTTATTTGATCTCATCAAGGAGCGTTCTTTAAACATTGAGTTGTGTAACGTGAGCGAGAATAACGCTTGCGCTTTGAAAGTGGTTAAAGACTGGCTTGAAAAAGAAGACGATTTGGAATCTAAAAAAGCGGGCAAAAAATACGAACTCATGATCACTAAATTGGGCAAGAGTCTTGTAGAGACTTACAACACCTTTTTAAACGCGTTCAATTTTTGCGGCATGATTTTATTTTACTTCATTAAAAGCGTTTTCAACCCCAAACGCTTTTGCATCACTCCTTTGCTCTATCACATCAATGAATCCGGGTTTAAGGTTTTGCCGGTGAGTATTTTAACGGTGTTTATCGTGGGGTTTGCCGTTGCTTTGCAAGGGGCTTTACAACTACAAGACTTGGGTGCGCCTTTGATGTCGGTGGAAATGACGGCCAAACTCGCTTTAAGAGAGATCGGCCCTTTCATTTTAACCCTTGTGGTGGCCGGGAGGAGCGCGAGCAGTTTTACCGCCCAAATTGGGGTGATGAAGATCACTGAAGAATTGGATGCGATGAAAACCATGGGCTTTAACCCTTTTGAATTTTTAGTGTTGCCTAGGGTGTTAGCCTTAGTGATTGTTTTGCCTTTATTGGTGTTTATCGCTGATGCGTTCGCCATTCTTGGGGGCATGTTTGCGATTAAATACCAATTGGATTTAGGCTTTCCAAGCTATATAGACAGACTGCATGACACAGTGGGTTGGAATCATTTTTTGGTAGGGATTGTCAAAGCCCCTTTTTGGGGGTTTGCGATTGCGATGGTGGGGTGCATGCGCGGGTTTGAAGTCAAGGGGGATACCGAGAGCATTGGGCGCTTGACCACCATTAGCGTTGTGAATGCGTTATTTTGGATCATTTTCTTAGACGCTATTTTTTCTATTCTCTTTTCTAAGTTGAACATATAATGAACGCTACTAACAATCAAGTCTTAATTGAAGTGAAGGATCTCCATAGCGCTTTTGGGAGCACCATTATCCATAGGGGCGTGAGTTTTAGCGTGCATAAGGGCGAGGTGATGGCGATTTTAGGAGGGTCAGGGAGCGGTAAAAGCACGCTTTTAAGGTGCATGATTTTGCTCAATCGCCCTACAAAGGGGGAAGTGTTGCTTTTTGGGGAAGATATATGGAAACTCAAAGAAAGAGAGCAGCAAAAGATTTTTAACCGCTGTGGGATTTGCTTCCAGTTTGGGGCGCTCTATAGCTCTTTAACGGTTTTAGAAAATGTAGGCGTGATGCTAGAGCAATACGGCGCTTATTCTAAAAAAATTGTTGAAGAAATTTCTAAAATGTGGATTGAAAGAGTGGGTTTGCCCCCTAGGGCTTACCACCTTTACCCCTATGAATTGAGCGGGGGGATGAAAAAGCGCGTGGGTATAGCAAGGGCTATGGCGACTAATCCGGAGATCTTGTTTTTAGATGAGCCAACAAGCGGGCTGGATCCTTATAGCGCGGGCAAATTTGACGAACTCATCATGACGCTTAAAGAGAGCTTACAGCTTACGGTGGTGATGATCACGCATGATTTAGACTCCGTGCATGATTGCGTGGATCGATTCATCATGCTCAAAGACGGGCTATTAGAATTTAATGGGGATTTAAAGGATTTTATTAAAAAGGCTCAAACTCAAGGGCTAGATGAGGGCAATTTATTCAATTCAACACGAGGAGAGAAATTTTGGAAAGGCATGTGAATTACACTTTAATCGGCGGGCTCTTCTTTTTATGCTTGGTTTGCATGGTGGGTTTTATTTTATGGCTAGGCCATTTGGGATTAGATGATGGGAAGTATTATGAATATGTGGTCTATACGGACAAAGACTTGGGAGGCATTGCGACCAACTCGCCCATAAATTACAAGGGGATTCAAGTGGGGAATGTCATTAAGGTGGGTTTTGCAAAGGATAAAGTGGGGGTGGTCCGTTTGGATTTGATGATCAAATCCAGCGTTAAGATCCGTAAAGACTCCAAAGTGGCGGTTTCTTCTAGAGGGTTTATGGGGTTAAAATTTTTAGCCTTAGAGCAAAGCCACAATGAAGAATTTTATGGTAGCGGCGATAAAGGGGAGCGGATTTTAATCTTTAAAGAAGGGCTTATGGATCGCTTGAGCGGTGATGCTAATCAAGTGGTGCAAGAAGTGATGAAAGCGATTAGGAATGTGAATAGGATTTTAGACGATGAAAACGTGGAAAAATTCAAGCACATTCTCGCCTCAGTAGATGATCTCATCGCTAACTTGGATTCAAGAAAGACTCAATTTGATTCTTTGATCAACAACGCTAACAACCTTGTTTCTAATGTCAATAATGTGGCTTTAGATGTGGATAAACGCGTCAAACAGGGGCAATACGACTTTAAAGCGATGTTCACTCCTTTAATCATGCAAGCGCAGTTGAGCTTAAGAAACATTGATAATTTTGTGGAAAAAGGCTCTGCTTTGATAGATAAATTTGACGCTAACCCCTATAAAACGATTTTTGGAGAAAGGAAATAACCATGAGAGCTACGGCGATAAAAATCTTTTCATTCTCATCAGCACTCGCCCTATTGCTTCAGGGTTGCTTGAGCATTAATTTAAAACAAATGCTGCCAGAAATCAGAACTTATGATTTGAATGCGAGTTCTTTTGAAATGACGCAATGCGCTAAACCTTTGACTGAAGTAAGGCTCATTAGCATTTTGAGCGCGGATTTATTCAACACTAAAGAGATCGTGTTTAAAGCGCAAGACGGGCAGATCACGCATGGGAAGCACCAAAAATGGATAGACTTGCCTCGCAACATGTTAAAAACCATGTTCATGCAAGAAGCGCAAAAAGCATGCTTAGGCGTGGCTTTGCCCCCTTATGGTGCGGGCGCGCCCACTTATGCGGTTCGTTTTACGATTTTGTCGTTTTCTCTTTTAGAAAAAGAAAATTCTACCTACAGGGCGGAATTCGCACTAGGCTATGATATTAGCGTGAAAGGCGATTCGCATTCTGGAGTGATCATTAAGCATGAAAATATTTCTAGCTTGGAAAATAAAACGATCAAAACGAGTAAAAATGGCAGTCAAGATTTTCAAGAAAGCGCGATACAATCCCTCCAACATGTCAGCACGCAAGCGATGCAAGAAGCGATTTCTTTGATTAAAAAAGCTATTGAAGCGCAAAGCGTAAGCCCGTTAAAAAAATAAAATAAGGAGAAACTATTTGAATTTACGATTGGCTGGAGCAAGCGTTTTAACGGCTTGTGTCTTTTCGGGGTGTTTTTTTTTAAAAATGTTTGATAAAAAGCTTTCTAGTAACGATTGGCATATCCAAAAAGTAGAAATGAACCATCAAGTGTATGACATTGAAACCATGCTCGCTGATAGCGCTTTTAGAGAGCATGAAGAAGAGCAAGATTCCTCTTTAAATACCGCTTTACCTGAAGATAAAACAGCGATTGAAGCCAAAGAGCAAGAGCAAAAAGAAAAAAGGAAACACTGGTATGAGCTTTTTAAAAAGAAGCCAAAGCCTAAAAGCTCTATGGGAGAGTTTGTGTTTGATCAAAAAGAAAATCGTATTTATGGGAAAGGCTATTGCAACCGGTATTTTGCCAGCTATGTATGGCAGGGCGATAGGCACATCGCAATTGAAGATAGCGGGATTTCAAGAAAAGTGTGTAGAGATGAGCATTTAATGGCGTTTGAATTGGAATTTATGGAGAATTTTAAGGGTAATTTTGCGGTAACTAAGGGCAAAGACACGCTCATTTTAGACAACCAAAAAATGAAAATTTATTTGAAAACGCCATGAGTTTATGTTTTGTGTTTTAAATGCAATCTAAAATCAAAAAACATTCTAAATGATAAAGGGATTAAAAAAATTTTAAGAATGGAGGTAAAACTCGTTCTTTTAAGGGGATAGGGGGTATTTTGGAACAATCCTCCCCTACAACTCTCCAACTAAATCCCTCTAAACCCCATAAAGATCGCTTTTTAAGGGATTGTCGCTTGACTAAAGTCAAGCTCTCTATTATTTATTGGTTGCAAAAGCGCTAAAAGCATTTTTTAAGTTTTCATAATCAAATCCCCCCTAAAAGGATTTTTTGAAATCAAGATTTTTTTAAATCAAAAAGAGGGTTTAGGGGTTTTGTCTGTCATCACAGGGAGTTCTGGATAGATTATTTTAGGTTTTTTACCCTTTAAGGCTTCAAAGAAGGTTT
This is a stretch of genomic DNA from Helicobacter pylori. It encodes these proteins:
- a CDS encoding ABC transporter permease; this encodes MKTEKQKFLEMRKDGANSVLILRGDWDFRTSVFRLDELKKNLLDHQGPLKMDFSGCQKIDFVFGMFLFDLIKERSLNIELCNVSENNACALKVVKDWLEKEDDLESKKAGKKYELMITKLGKSLVETYNTFLNAFNFCGMILFYFIKSVFNPKRFCITPLLYHINESGFKVLPVSILTVFIVGFAVALQGALQLQDLGAPLMSVEMTAKLALREIGPFILTLVVAGRSASSFTAQIGVMKITEELDAMKTMGFNPFEFLVLPRVLALVIVLPLLVFIADAFAILGGMFAIKYQLDLGFPSYIDRLHDTVGWNHFLVGIVKAPFWGFAIAMVGCMRGFEVKGDTESIGRLTTISVVNALFWIIFLDAIFSILFSKLNI
- a CDS encoding ABC transporter ATP-binding protein, translated to MNATNNQVLIEVKDLHSAFGSTIIHRGVSFSVHKGEVMAILGGSGSGKSTLLRCMILLNRPTKGEVLLFGEDIWKLKEREQQKIFNRCGICFQFGALYSSLTVLENVGVMLEQYGAYSKKIVEEISKMWIERVGLPPRAYHLYPYELSGGMKKRVGIARAMATNPEILFLDEPTSGLDPYSAGKFDELIMTLKESLQLTVVMITHDLDSVHDCVDRFIMLKDGLLEFNGDLKDFIKKAQTQGLDEGNLFNSTRGEKFWKGM
- a CDS encoding MCE family protein produces the protein MERHVNYTLIGGLFFLCLVCMVGFILWLGHLGLDDGKYYEYVVYTDKDLGGIATNSPINYKGIQVGNVIKVGFAKDKVGVVRLDLMIKSSVKIRKDSKVAVSSRGFMGLKFLALEQSHNEEFYGSGDKGERILIFKEGLMDRLSGDANQVVQEVMKAIRNVNRILDDENVEKFKHILASVDDLIANLDSRKTQFDSLINNANNLVSNVNNVALDVDKRVKQGQYDFKAMFTPLIMQAQLSLRNIDNFVEKGSALIDKFDANPYKTIFGERK
- a CDS encoding META domain-containing protein, translated to MFDKKLSSNDWHIQKVEMNHQVYDIETMLADSAFREHEEEQDSSLNTALPEDKTAIEAKEQEQKEKRKHWYELFKKKPKPKSSMGEFVFDQKENRIYGKGYCNRYFASYVWQGDRHIAIEDSGISRKVCRDEHLMAFELEFMENFKGNFAVTKGKDTLILDNQKMKIYLKTP